Proteins from a genomic interval of Paenibacillus sp. FSL H8-0048:
- a CDS encoding TetR/AcrR family transcriptional regulator — protein sequence MYIQVLCGDPGNIYILVYLNKHRRYLVEQPPASLQVVILCAMFFERSVVKLLTLHYTIPYNDTNSIEGSLRVIKKKEITSGYIIQAAFELFAEYGIEKTSLGLIAKKVGITKSSIYYHFATKEELISRTFEHIFRDHHFTAYFDTQSANIDNFVEILISGGLNMLPSGEEEYRSTLRVLSEFAMLAERDEQFRAPFLSIQQDFVKGFEQLLSLGAEFGLIASPTIGVNAAILALLIDNLSRCKMMKMDLEYQMIWEEAVRRTFIREDR from the coding sequence ATGTATATTCAGGTACTTTGCGGGGACCCCGGAAACATATACATTCTTGTCTATTTAAATAAGCATAGGCGTTATTTAGTAGAACAACCACCTGCATCCTTGCAGGTGGTTATTCTATGCGCAATGTTTTTTGAACGATCGGTCGTTAAATTATTGACACTTCATTATACTATTCCTTATAATGACACTAATTCAATAGAAGGGAGCCTGAGGGTTATCAAGAAGAAAGAGATTACATCCGGTTACATCATCCAGGCCGCATTTGAGCTTTTTGCTGAGTATGGAATAGAGAAAACGAGTTTGGGCTTGATCGCCAAAAAAGTAGGGATTACCAAATCCTCTATTTATTATCATTTTGCGACCAAAGAAGAGCTGATCAGCCGGACCTTTGAACATATTTTCCGGGACCATCATTTTACAGCGTACTTTGATACCCAATCCGCCAATATAGACAATTTCGTGGAAATCCTAATCAGCGGCGGTCTAAACATGCTGCCAAGCGGCGAAGAAGAATATCGTTCCACATTAAGGGTGCTCAGTGAGTTTGCGATGCTGGCTGAGCGGGATGAACAATTTAGAGCTCCATTCCTGAGCATCCAACAAGATTTTGTAAAGGGCTTTGAGCAGCTTCTCTCGCTAGGTGCTGAATTCGGGCTTATCGCTTCTCCAACCATCGGGGTTAACGCAGCTATCCTTGCCTTGCTTATCGATAATTTGTCCAGATGTAAGATGATGAAGATGGACCTCGAATATCAGATGATATGGGAAGAGGCTGTCCGAAGAACGTTCATTCGTGAAGACCGCTAA
- a CDS encoding beta-L-arabinofuranosidase domain-containing protein, giving the protein MRELKGKQVILQDHDLKRREDANRRYLMKLTNDNLLFNYKVEAGRYDGRDIPEDAHGGWETPVCQIRGHFLGHWLSAAAIRYHETGDQEIKVKADLILDELAECQKDNGGQWAAPIPEKYLHWVAQGKAIWAPQYNIHKLFMGLVDMHQFTGCGKALDIANRFADWFVDWSSTFTREKFDDILDMETGGMLEAWADLLQITGDAKYTTLLERYYRSRLFRPLLENKDPLTNMHANTTIPEVLGCARAYEVTGEQRWMDIVTAYWKCAVTERGMLATGGNTAGEVWMPKMKIKARLGDKNQEHCTVYNMIRLAEFLFRHTSDPAYAQYIEYNMYNGIMAQAYYQEYHLTGNKHSDPATGLLTYFLPMKAGLRKDWSTETDSFFCCHGTMVQANAALNRAIYYQEQNDIYVCQYFRSELTTEIHGENVRIQQSQDHMSGSMLNSSNTAGQQELNEITALHENMPDYRKYDFTVHTGSAHEFAIHLRIPDWIMSEAVIYVNGELHGKSADHSAFYTILRNWQDGDRISIILPVGIRFIPLPDDEQTGAFRYGPEVLAGITEHERILYPPLAGAADEIIMENEREWGSWRYFFKTTRQDPGIQLRRIRDIGYEPYQVYFPVKSPHKVEF; this is encoded by the coding sequence ATGAGAGAACTGAAGGGCAAACAGGTTATTCTTCAAGACCATGATTTGAAGCGCAGAGAGGATGCCAACCGCCGGTATTTGATGAAGCTGACGAATGATAATCTCCTTTTTAACTATAAGGTGGAAGCTGGAAGATATGACGGCAGGGATATCCCGGAAGATGCCCATGGGGGCTGGGAGACACCGGTATGCCAGATCCGCGGTCATTTCCTGGGGCACTGGCTGTCTGCGGCAGCGATCCGGTATCATGAGACCGGGGACCAGGAAATCAAGGTGAAGGCTGACCTTATCCTTGACGAGCTGGCTGAATGCCAGAAGGACAACGGAGGACAATGGGCCGCGCCGATTCCCGAGAAATATCTGCACTGGGTGGCACAAGGCAAAGCAATCTGGGCACCGCAATATAATATTCATAAGTTATTTATGGGACTTGTGGACATGCACCAGTTCACCGGCTGCGGCAAGGCGCTTGACATCGCCAATCGTTTTGCCGACTGGTTCGTCGACTGGAGCAGTACCTTCACCAGAGAGAAGTTCGATGACATTCTGGATATGGAGACGGGCGGTATGCTGGAGGCATGGGCGGACCTGCTTCAGATTACCGGAGATGCCAAGTATACGACCCTGCTGGAGCGTTATTACCGCAGCCGACTGTTCCGTCCATTACTGGAAAATAAAGACCCGCTGACCAACATGCACGCCAACACAACCATTCCCGAAGTGCTTGGCTGCGCCCGAGCTTACGAGGTCACCGGTGAGCAGCGCTGGATGGATATCGTCACAGCCTATTGGAAATGTGCTGTAACTGAACGGGGAATGCTGGCCACAGGCGGCAATACGGCCGGTGAGGTGTGGATGCCGAAGATGAAGATCAAGGCCCGCCTTGGAGACAAGAATCAGGAGCACTGTACGGTATATAATATGATCCGTCTGGCAGAATTCCTGTTCCGGCACACCTCAGATCCGGCCTATGCGCAGTATATCGAATACAATATGTACAACGGAATCATGGCCCAGGCCTATTACCAGGAGTATCATCTGACCGGCAATAAGCACAGCGACCCCGCAACCGGACTGCTCACCTACTTCCTGCCAATGAAGGCCGGGCTGCGGAAGGACTGGAGCACGGAGACAGACAGCTTCTTCTGCTGTCACGGAACGATGGTCCAGGCCAACGCCGCGCTGAATAGAGCCATCTATTATCAGGAGCAGAACGACATCTATGTCTGCCAGTATTTCCGTTCGGAGCTGACCACTGAGATCCACGGAGAGAACGTGCGGATTCAGCAATCTCAGGACCATATGAGCGGAAGCATGCTGAACTCCTCGAACACAGCCGGGCAGCAGGAATTGAATGAGATTACTGCACTTCATGAGAACATGCCGGATTACAGAAAATACGACTTCACCGTTCATACCGGATCAGCCCATGAATTCGCCATCCATCTGCGGATTCCCGATTGGATCATGTCGGAGGCCGTCATCTATGTGAATGGTGAACTGCACGGCAAGTCTGCGGATCACTCTGCCTTCTACACGATACTGCGGAACTGGCAGGACGGCGACCGGATCAGCATCATTTTGCCGGTGGGCATCCGGTTTATCCCTCTGCCGGACGATGAACAGACTGGTGCGTTCCGCTATGGTCCTGAAGTGCTGGCCGGTATCACGGAGCATGAACGGATTCTATATCCCCCGTTAGCAGGTGCAGCCGATGAGATCATCATGGAGAATGAACGGGAGTGGGGGAGCTGGCGCTACTTCTTCAAGACCACCCGTCAGGACCCGGGCATCCAGCTCAGAAGAATCCGTGATATCGGGTACGAGCCTTATCAGGTGTATTTCCCGGTAAAATCCCCCCACAAAGTGGAGTTTTAG
- the nagZ gene encoding beta-N-acetylhexosaminidase, whose translation MQLNEVNSLQDPAAMSLEDKITLMCVVGTPSTTAEPEFRKRMSGNQFGGIGLFPHNVKDEQQTLKLMAEVQSIAGDSGIPQPYYISIDEEGGTLSKFKTFYPHIPGNRAAGLSLDAETAYLQGKIIGSQLRALGIPMNWAPVLDVNTNIDNPVVGVRSFGEDPEVVAAFGKAYIRGMHEAGVAVTAKHFPGHGQVSGDSHVVLPECELTIEELMNGPLLPFIAAIEAGADSIMMGHLVFPAIAESEGLPASLSPFFAGELLRRRLGFQGVICTDDIEMGAIKKNFNPEDVGVLAVLAGNDMILMCHTPEFQERVIAGIRQAVLDGVIAESRIDESVSRIHRLYAKFRQYQTAARPIPREGWKEAALQYARRTVKISRDPQQLLPLSAERSYLLILPRQEQLTIADNSGGQTIGLASLLEDQGLPVQVEYCSMKPEAAEIAGLCAKAAGHTVIQGTLNAHLFHGQLELAAQLAAACPLLNLVLRNPYDDAYLPQNAGSILLCSTSDYSLQALAEVLSGRKSKC comes from the coding sequence ATGCAACTGAATGAAGTGAATTCCCTGCAAGATCCGGCCGCCATGAGCCTGGAGGACAAAATCACGCTAATGTGCGTAGTGGGCACCCCTTCTACAACAGCGGAGCCAGAATTTCGTAAGCGGATGTCCGGGAACCAGTTCGGAGGGATCGGCCTGTTCCCTCATAATGTTAAGGATGAGCAGCAGACGCTGAAGCTGATGGCAGAGGTTCAGTCCATTGCCGGAGACTCCGGCATTCCACAGCCTTATTATATATCGATTGATGAGGAAGGAGGTACGCTCTCCAAGTTCAAGACCTTTTATCCGCATATCCCCGGTAACCGTGCCGCCGGATTAAGCCTGGATGCTGAGACTGCTTATCTCCAAGGTAAAATCATCGGCAGCCAGCTCCGTGCACTGGGCATTCCGATGAATTGGGCACCGGTGCTGGATGTGAATACGAACATAGACAATCCAGTTGTAGGGGTACGTTCCTTCGGCGAAGACCCTGAAGTAGTAGCCGCCTTCGGCAAGGCATATATTCGTGGAATGCATGAGGCAGGGGTGGCCGTAACAGCCAAGCATTTCCCCGGTCACGGACAAGTCAGCGGGGATTCTCATGTAGTACTGCCTGAGTGCGAACTTACAATAGAGGAATTAATGAACGGACCGCTGTTGCCATTCATCGCCGCCATTGAAGCCGGGGCGGATTCGATCATGATGGGCCATCTCGTCTTTCCGGCCATTGCCGAGTCGGAAGGTCTGCCTGCTTCGCTCAGCCCGTTCTTCGCCGGAGAGCTGCTGCGGAGGCGTCTCGGCTTCCAGGGTGTGATCTGCACCGATGACATTGAGATGGGCGCGATCAAGAAGAATTTCAACCCGGAAGATGTGGGAGTGTTGGCTGTACTGGCCGGCAATGACATGATATTGATGTGTCATACGCCAGAATTCCAGGAGCGGGTCATCGCTGGCATCCGACAAGCTGTTCTGGACGGCGTCATCGCCGAGTCCAGAATTGACGAATCGGTCAGCCGCATCCACCGCCTCTATGCGAAATTCCGGCAATACCAGACGGCAGCCCGGCCTATTCCGCGCGAGGGCTGGAAAGAGGCGGCCCTACAATATGCGCGCCGCACGGTCAAGATCAGCCGTGATCCGCAGCAATTACTGCCGCTGTCTGCTGAACGCTCCTATCTGCTGATCTTGCCGCGCCAGGAGCAGCTCACTATCGCCGACAATTCCGGCGGCCAGACCATCGGCTTGGCCTCACTGCTGGAAGACCAGGGCTTGCCCGTGCAGGTAGAATATTGCAGCATGAAGCCTGAAGCTGCTGAGATTGCCGGCTTATGTGCCAAGGCTGCCGGACATACCGTGATCCAGGGAACGCTGAATGCCCACCTGTTTCACGGCCAGCTCGAACTTGCCGCGCAGCTTGCTGCGGCTTGCCCGCTGCTGAATCTGGTGCTGCGCAACCCGTATGACGATGCTTACCTGCCGCAGAACGCCGGAAGCATCCTGCTGTGCTCGACCTCTGATTATTCGCTTCAGGCGCTGGCGGAAGTATTGAGCGGCCGGAAGTCTAAATGTTGA
- a CDS encoding DUF4838 domain-containing protein → MLSLIPEPKQIRMTEKEPWRAGGEVRLRLAMEVDDPRLVLHCRRAFPGREIITTVSGAAEGYSLLIEGFAESKETEITESTESTESTGKTSTQTELVASGQDAAWATPGEAGLNNGRASAPDPAEADLSALKGRTEGYHLEVIASGAIIRALDAPGLYYGLQTLLQLQSLHADDDIPAVSITDWPDTELRVMNFDLRQTFSKPERLTLYLAEFSRYKTNAVLIEYEDKFPFSTHREFSHPQHSLSEEQLEALQAAAHEHYIEIIPLQQSFGHLEYVLRHDAWKHLRETEESTGEICPSHPQTYELITGLLAEMMDAHPGSLYIHLGCDEVYSLCECEACSMEFGGVRERAFISFLNRLIEFTASRGRQPIFWHDMLDKCPPEELAKLDPRSAAMIWIYNGRNIKHEVTSLTHKFRALGIEVMGAPAVRSFDWAEHQNYPVIDNRTDNLLQWAETAGKLDIRCMVATNWTGPFSLGVPYGVFETTWYPMLLHADLTWNRHADAGTFIDRFLELFHGISSETGHAQLGNYLLEDYYDIIWKLIDNVQRNKDYAELIAIMHDFEVATDRSRAIHKYAYRWELYPGDSAEWRSLLNNYTRNRNGREAVKPRMLEALLQYQPRDMAEHFVTSRFYLHDYLERTLYQELGLVHDED, encoded by the coding sequence ATGCTTAGCTTAATACCCGAGCCGAAGCAGATAAGGATGACGGAGAAGGAGCCATGGCGGGCAGGCGGGGAAGTCCGTCTGCGGCTGGCCATGGAAGTGGATGATCCCCGGCTGGTGCTTCATTGCAGGCGGGCTTTTCCCGGCCGGGAGATTATCACGACTGTCTCGGGAGCAGCTGAGGGATACTCGCTGCTGATTGAGGGGTTTGCGGAAAGCAAGGAAACTGAGATCACTGAGAGCACTGAAAGCACTGAGAGCACTGGGAAAACTTCAACGCAGACTGAACTAGTAGCTTCCGGGCAGGATGCCGCATGGGCAACGCCCGGAGAAGCCGGACTGAATAATGGCAGGGCTTCGGCTCCTGATCCTGCTGAGGCAGACTTGTCCGCGCTGAAGGGCCGAACGGAAGGCTACCATCTGGAGGTTATCGCAAGCGGAGCAATTATCCGCGCACTTGACGCTCCGGGGCTCTATTACGGCTTGCAAACGCTGCTGCAATTGCAGAGCCTGCACGCCGATGACGATATTCCGGCGGTTTCCATTACCGACTGGCCCGATACAGAGCTTCGAGTGATGAATTTCGATCTGCGCCAGACCTTCTCGAAGCCGGAGCGGCTGACCCTATATCTGGCGGAATTCTCCCGCTACAAGACGAACGCGGTGCTCATTGAATACGAGGACAAATTCCCGTTCAGCACACACCGCGAATTCAGCCATCCGCAGCACTCGCTTAGCGAGGAACAGCTGGAGGCGCTTCAGGCTGCGGCGCATGAGCATTATATCGAGATTATCCCGCTACAGCAGAGCTTCGGCCATCTGGAGTATGTGCTGCGCCATGACGCCTGGAAGCATCTGCGGGAGACCGAAGAGTCTACAGGCGAGATCTGCCCATCCCATCCGCAGACATATGAGCTGATTACCGGCCTGCTTGCGGAGATGATGGACGCCCATCCCGGATCGCTTTACATCCATCTTGGCTGTGACGAGGTGTACAGCCTGTGTGAATGTGAAGCGTGCAGCATGGAGTTCGGCGGTGTGCGGGAGCGGGCCTTCATCTCCTTCCTGAACCGTCTGATCGAATTCACGGCCAGCCGGGGACGGCAGCCGATCTTCTGGCACGACATGCTGGACAAATGCCCGCCGGAAGAGCTGGCGAAGCTTGATCCGCGCAGCGCAGCGATGATCTGGATCTATAACGGCCGCAACATCAAACATGAAGTTACTTCCCTGACCCATAAGTTCAGGGCGCTGGGCATTGAGGTGATGGGTGCACCGGCGGTCCGCAGCTTCGACTGGGCGGAGCACCAGAACTATCCGGTCATTGATAACCGGACAGATAATCTGCTTCAGTGGGCAGAGACTGCCGGGAAGCTGGATATCCGCTGCATGGTGGCAACGAACTGGACCGGGCCGTTCAGCCTTGGCGTTCCTTATGGCGTGTTCGAGACCACCTGGTACCCGATGCTCCTTCATGCCGATCTCACCTGGAACCGGCATGCGGATGCCGGTACGTTCATCGACCGCTTCCTGGAGCTGTTCCATGGTATCTCATCCGAGACAGGCCATGCACAGCTTGGCAATTACCTGTTGGAGGATTACTACGATATCATCTGGAAGCTGATCGATAATGTCCAGAGGAATAAGGATTACGCCGAGCTAATCGCAATTATGCATGATTTCGAGGTGGCGACCGACCGTTCCAGGGCAATCCATAAGTATGCCTACCGCTGGGAGCTGTACCCGGGCGACAGCGCGGAATGGCGCTCGCTGCTGAACAATTACACCCGTAACCGTAACGGTCGCGAAGCTGTCAAGCCCCGGATGCTGGAGGCGCTTCTGCAATACCAGCCCCGGGATATGGCTGAGCATTTCGTAACATCGCGTTTTTATCTGCATGATTATCTGGAGCGGACGCTCTACCAGGAGCTGGGACTTGTCCACGACGAGGATTAG
- a CDS encoding N-acetylglucosamine-6-phosphate deacetylase: protein MNGVISGRHYRTGLPLEVHVNEGVIEAVHTLAESPHMADWPCLAPGLVDLQVNGGWGLDLNTLPLKPETVAGLSRRLLARGVTSYCPTLITHRLDKLTQAVSAIAEAVRTQPDNAGLIAGIHLEGPFLSPEDGPRGAHPLEHICPPDWEAFCRWQEAAEGLIRIITVSPEWPGAAAFISRCSATGVRVSIGHTAASPEQIREAVAAGAVMSTHLGNGTHLTLPRHPHYLWEQLAADELYGCMIADGCHLPDTLLKVILRVKRNRAILVSDAVSLSGMAPGAYRLHIGGDVVLTPEGRLHLAGHPQLLAGSAMMLADQVAYLARAGLAPLADAIDCASVQPARLLALPQAAGLTAGAPADLIGFRKGGGGGLEIQAVWKNGRITSADKD from the coding sequence ATGAACGGTGTGATCTCGGGAAGACATTACAGAACCGGCCTGCCGCTTGAGGTCCACGTTAACGAAGGCGTCATTGAAGCCGTTCATACGCTGGCCGAGAGTCCGCATATGGCTGATTGGCCCTGCCTTGCGCCGGGGCTGGTTGATTTACAGGTCAATGGCGGCTGGGGGCTGGACCTGAACACGCTTCCGCTTAAGCCGGAGACCGTGGCCGGACTCTCGCGCCGCCTGCTGGCCCGGGGAGTTACCTCATATTGTCCGACTCTGATTACGCACAGGCTGGACAAGCTCACCCAGGCAGTGTCCGCGATTGCTGAAGCGGTGCGGACACAGCCGGATAACGCCGGACTGATCGCAGGCATCCATCTGGAGGGGCCTTTCCTATCCCCGGAGGACGGTCCGCGCGGGGCGCACCCCCTGGAGCATATCTGCCCGCCTGACTGGGAAGCGTTCTGCCGCTGGCAGGAAGCGGCGGAAGGGCTGATACGGATCATTACTGTGTCCCCCGAATGGCCGGGGGCCGCAGCCTTCATCTCCCGGTGCAGCGCCACCGGTGTCCGGGTCTCCATCGGACATACAGCCGCCTCGCCGGAGCAGATCCGGGAAGCGGTGGCAGCGGGTGCAGTGATGTCCACTCATCTGGGCAATGGCACACATCTCACGCTCCCGCGTCATCCTCATTATCTGTGGGAGCAGTTGGCTGCCGATGAGCTGTATGGCTGTATGATTGCTGACGGCTGCCATCTGCCGGATACGCTGCTGAAGGTGATTCTGCGGGTGAAGCGCAACCGGGCGATTCTCGTCAGCGATGCCGTCTCGCTGAGCGGCATGGCGCCGGGTGCCTACAGGCTGCACATCGGCGGCGACGTGGTGCTGACGCCGGAAGGGCGGCTGCATCTGGCCGGCCATCCGCAGCTGCTGGCCGGATCAGCCATGATGCTGGCGGATCAGGTGGCCTACCTGGCCCGGGCCGGGCTGGCACCGCTGGCGGACGCCATCGACTGCGCCTCGGTTCAACCGGCCCGGCTGCTCGCACTTCCGCAGGCTGCCGGGCTTACCGCTGGTGCGCCAGCGGATCTGATCGGCTTCCGCAAGGGCGGCGGCGGAGGCCTGGAGATCCAAGCGGTATGGAAGAACGGCCGGATTACATCGGCCGATAAGGATTAG
- a CDS encoding glucosamine-6-phosphate deaminase, translating into MEETLIPAAEYLVERMRVLVYNERSQMGVAAAAAVGQRIRDLQMQSTAPVRIVFAAAPSQNELYEGLVREQGIDWSRVHAFHMDEYIGLPEDAPQRFGNYLQERLFKRVNPGRIELLGRTGNIEEECRRYAALLNEAPIDIVCLGIGENGHIAFNDPPVADFADPLVVKVVELDQACRTQQVNDGCFASLEDVPTHALTLTVPALMAGRHLFTIVPGLAKRAALQAALHGPLSTACPASVLRTHPDITLFTDRDAFGL; encoded by the coding sequence ATGGAAGAGACGTTGATTCCGGCGGCGGAGTATCTAGTAGAGCGTATGCGCGTTCTGGTCTATAACGAGCGCAGCCAGATGGGGGTTGCGGCTGCGGCTGCGGTCGGACAGAGGATCAGAGACTTGCAGATGCAGTCTACGGCTCCGGTCCGTATCGTATTTGCAGCGGCTCCGTCACAGAATGAGCTGTATGAAGGTCTGGTCCGGGAGCAGGGAATTGACTGGTCCCGGGTGCACGCTTTTCATATGGATGAATATATCGGACTGCCGGAAGACGCACCCCAGCGCTTCGGAAACTACTTGCAGGAACGGTTGTTTAAGAGAGTCAATCCCGGACGGATTGAGCTACTGGGCCGGACGGGCAATATTGAAGAGGAGTGCCGGAGATACGCAGCGCTGCTGAATGAAGCGCCCATAGATATCGTCTGCCTCGGCATCGGAGAGAACGGGCATATTGCGTTCAATGATCCGCCTGTAGCTGATTTCGCCGATCCGCTAGTTGTTAAAGTGGTCGAATTAGATCAGGCCTGCCGGACGCAGCAGGTGAATGACGGCTGCTTCGCCAGCCTGGAAGATGTACCTACTCATGCGCTGACACTGACCGTGCCCGCCTTGATGGCAGGCCGCCATCTGTTCACCATTGTTCCCGGCTTGGCTAAGCGGGCCGCGCTTCAGGCTGCGCTTCATGGCCCGCTCAGTACCGCGTGTCCTGCGAGTGTACTGCGGACTCACCCCGACATTACGCTGTTCACGGACCGTGATGCCTTCGGCTTATGA